tccatctcggTATGCTTTACTCCGCCCTTGATCCCTGGCAAATATTGGGCGGATAATCAATCCCTGCAGGCAGAAGTACAGTAAGCTGGGGAAGGTCGAGGTTCAACTCCACCCGCCATTCtaattcttcttctattcttCGACAACAGTCCTGGCGGTCTGGTTTTGGCCATCTTTTCGCAATGAAGGCGTCGCAGGACAACAAGGCGGACTTTGACAATGAGAAGCACGAAGATAATGAGATTGAGCATGGGGAGGGGTACGGACAGGATCCGCAGCGAACAGCTGCCATGACCAAGAGGGTTCTGTTCAAAATAGACACGAGGTAGGCTCTCAGACGCGATCTGTGAAATCAGAAGCAGCTACCGCCATTGCAACTAATGGCGTTCTTCACACAATTGGCAATCATATCAATGCTCACCAATATCGCAGGGTCATGCCAGCTCTAGCCCTCCTGCTACTATGCTCGTTCCTCGACAGGACCAACGTCGGCAATGCCAAAATCCTCGGCCTCGAAGCCGATCTAGGCATCACAGACAAGCAGTATTCACAAGGTCTGGCCGTATTTTACGCCACATACATTGCCTGGTgtgccatctctctctccaatCACCAAACACAACAATGCTGATTCACTCTGTCACAGCGAGCTTCCAAGTAACCTCGTCCTCAAGAAAGTCTCCCCACGTATCTGGCTGCCCTCTTTGACTGTCGCGTGGGGTATTATAACCATGTGTTTGGGGTTCGTGCGCTCATTTGGCAGTTTCGCTGCCGTGAGAGCGCTGCTGGGCATCGCCGAGGGCGGCCTGTTCCCGGGCATCGTGTTGTATTTGTCCAGCATGTACACTCGAGGCGAATTAGCCCTTCGAATAGGGATTTTTTATACCAGCGCGAGCCTTTCGGGGGCATTTGGTGGCCTTTTGGCCAGAGGATTGTCGGCGATTGGGCCAAGAGGCGGGCTGGAGggttggagatggatctTTATCATCGAGGGCTTGCTGGTAAGTCGGACGTTTCACAGATTCAAATTGTCATCGGCATAGCCGACTGTTAACAAATAACTAGACGATTGTCTCTGGGTTGATTGCATTTGTTGCGTTGCCAAATGGAGTCGCGAGCGCCGGGTTCCTCTCAACGGAAGAGCGAGACTTTGCCGCTGAGCGACTAGCAAGCGACAACGGAGGTCGCTTCAAGTATACCACTCCCTTTTACATATGATCCAAGGAACTAGACTAATAAGTATGTTCTTTAGTCCAGCGATTGAAGCTGAGGAGACGTTCAAGTGGTCAGAGGTTCGCCGTGGCCTCTTCAATGTCCAGATCTGGCTCACATCCACAACGTATTTCGCCCTCCTTTCGGGTGTCTATTCTTTTGGTCTTTTTGTAAGCAGATTCCTATTTTCAATTTCCCTGTACAGAGCTGCAAGTTTTGCGCTAACTAGGTAAAGCTGCCTACGATTGTCAACGATCTAAAGATTACGTCCAACGCCAACAAAGTACAGTTGTGGACTGTCATTCCCTACGCTGTAGCAACTCCTACAACTGGTACGTACATGCGTATGGTTGTATCCCTAAGACTTTGGTCTGCTGACCGTGACTTCAAACAGTCTTCGTCGCCCTGATTTCCGACCGCATCAAGCTACGAGGGCTTCCCATGCTCGTCATGCTGCCCATTTCTATCGCCGGCTACGCAACGATTGCCCACGTCCAATCTGCCAGCGTCCGTTTCGCAATGACTTGTCTCATGGCCATGGGAATGTACAGCTCCGTACCGTGTGTGTTAGTATGGAACGCGAACAATTCGGCAGGGCATTATAAGAGGGCAACAACATCAGCTCTTCAGCTAGCCGTGGCGAATTGCGGAGGGTTTGTTGCAAGTATGTCAATGTTCTGGCCCTTTTCTTGTGGAATATGGTGGCTAACGCAGGAGTTACTTCAACAGCATTCGTATACCCAAACAAAGACGGGCCCATATACCTCAAGGGGCATTCCATCATTCTGGGGCTATTGTGTTATGCGTGGTTTGCGTGAGTGACTCCTTCTCCTACGAATTCACTGAACGTATGGAAGCATAACTGACGGTTAATAACAGTGTCTTGGCCAATTTGCTCTggttggccaagatgaaccgagacaagaagatgggcaAATACGACCAGTACGCCAGCTCTGGCGACGATCGCGACCCGGAATTCGAGATGATTCTGTAAAGGTTCTGTTTGTCGTTAGTTTTGCCTTTGTAATCCCAGCGAATATAGCTTCAATGTTCCCGACAGTTGTTCCAGGAAGGCCCAAAGCTTGCGAGTCAACATATCTGTATTTTTGTTTATCAAATTATCTCTCATAAAGAGATTCTATACTAAGGAAACCTCAAAGCCACAAGATCTAATATCCTTAAGCAGACGCTCTAGCGGCTGTGCGTACGCCACATCGTTCAGTTTATTGATGCTTATGCTCGACGATAGTTTCTCAGCTGGGCGCTAGCACAAATCCCAGACGCATAACTCAGAATCTCCTTTCGTCAAAAAAGCTACTTGCGTCTGCGATTTAGCCTTCTCCGCTGGTATTATAGACTATTCTTCACTGGATACTTTTTCAGAGCCGTCTGGGGTATCAATATAGCGAACCGCTGACACCAAAGTCGAACCGAGTTTCGTACTCTTGTATGCCTTCTGTTTTCTGGCCAATGACCACGTGTCTGCAGGGCAGAGCTAGTAGCTGATGCTCGCCTGAGGGAGAGGACGACTTGACAAGGAGATACAAACATTCCGTACCAGCTATATGTTGTTTATCCATTGTCGCAATCTTCGTTTCGAGACGGCCTGATAGACATAGTATATGGAGGTAGATGTAGTACATGGAGGTAGACGTAGTAGATGGAGAAATGGCATCTCCTTCTGATATTGCTCCCGAAGATAGTTGAAATT
Above is a genomic segment from Trichoderma breve strain T069 chromosome 6, whole genome shotgun sequence containing:
- a CDS encoding major facilitator superfamily domain-containing protein translates to MKASQDNKADFDNEKHEDNEIEHGEGYGQDPQRTAAMTKRVLFKIDTRVMPALALLLLCSFLDRTNVGNAKILGLEADLGITDKQYSQGLAVFYATYIACELPSNLVLKKVSPRIWLPSLTVAWGIITMCLGFVRSFGSFAAVRALLGIAEGGLFPGIVLYLSSMYTRGELALRIGIFYTSASLSGAFGGLLARGLSAIGPRGGLEGWRWIFIIEGLLTIVSGLIAFVALPNGVASAGFLSTEERDFAAERLASDNGGRFNPAIEAEETFKWSEVRRGLFNVQIWLTSTTYFALLSGVYSFGLFVKLPTIVNDLKITSNANKVQLWTVIPYAVATPTTVFVALISDRIKLRGLPMLVMLPISIAGYATIAHVQSASVRFAMTCLMAMGMYSSVPCVLVWNANNSAGHYKRATTSALQLAVANCGGFVATFVYPNKDGPIYLKGHSIILGLLCYAWFAVLANLLWLAKMNRDKKMGKYDQYASSGDDRDPEFEMIL